Proteins found in one Drosophila innubila isolate TH190305 chromosome X, UK_Dinn_1.0, whole genome shotgun sequence genomic segment:
- the LOC117792600 gene encoding serine protease inhibitor 88Ea-like: protein MKLCLSLLLLLPALLSAELCDLQPTSEMAAALPHFYQGQLEFSVAMLEAIRNTTANENVFFSPYSIYHALLLAYFGATGETEEELSRVLRLGWAPSKEAVRYAYRLDKSDRLSRAKDMPLELSSADRMYFDEQVKLTSCLETRFHDEIVQLNIKDNVEQTRQQINGWVANVTKNQIENMMAPEDIDSNTKTVLANAAYFKGQWINPFKARKTFQMPFHTARGTVSLVPMMSQIKTFPLHWDMHLRAEVVQLPYRTSFEEGDNASDISMVIILPFGDNALEQVLTKLNSVTLEAALREAKATEIVMKLPKFKLEQRLNLRPILRKMGVNKMFGHDASFNDFSADQGIHFGDVQHLAKIKVDEEGSVAAAKTRMSSLFSMGDVVICDRPFVFLIYDRKSKAILFTGIYRDPTTME, encoded by the coding sequence ATGAAGTTGTGTCTTtcattattgctgctgctgccggcgCTGCTGAGCGCTGAGCTATGCGACCTTCAACCTACGTCTGAGATGGCCGCCGCACTCCCCCATTTCTATCAAGGACAGCTGGAGTTCTCAGTTGCCATGCTAGAGGCCATTCGCAACACAACAGCCAACGAGAATGTCTTCTTTTCACCCTACAGCATCTATCATGCCCTCCTGTTGGCCTATTTTGGTGCCACAGGTGAGACGGAAGAGGAGCTCTCTAGGGTACTTCGCTTAGGCTGGGCGCCATCAAAGGAAGCTGTGCGCTATGCTTATCGCTTGGATAAGTCTGATCGTCTTTCACGTGCCAAAGATATGCCTCTGGAGCTCTCATCCGCCGATCGGATGTACTTTGACGAGCAAGTGAAGCTGACCAGCTGCCTGGAAACGCGATTCCACGATGAAATTGTTCAGTTGAATATCAAGGATAATGTCGAGCAGACGCGACAACAGATTAATGGCTGGGTTGCAAATGtcacaaaaaatcaaattgaaaacatgATGGCTCCTGAAGATATCGATTCAAATACTAAGACAGTGCTGGCCAATGCGGCGTACTTCAAGGGGCAATGGATCAATCCCTTCAAAGCGCGGAAAACATTTCAGATGCCATTCCACACGGCCAGGGGTACAGTGTCGCTTGTACCAATGATGAGTCAGATAAAAACTTTCCCACTTCATTGGGATATGCACTTGCGGGCCGAAGTTGTGCAACTCCCATATCGCACATCGTTTGAGGAGGGTGATAATGCTTCTGATATCTCTATGGTCATCATACTTCCTTTCGGCGATAATGCTCTTGAGCAGGTACTGACAAAGTTGAACTCCGTAACCTTGGAGGCGGCTTTGAGGGAAGCCAAGGCAACGGAGATTGTAATGAAGTTGCCCAAATTTAAGCTTGAGCAGCGTCTGAATCTCAGACCAATTCTGCGTAAAATGGGCGTCAACAAGATGTTCGGTCATGACGCCAGCTTCAATGACTTTAGCGCTGATCAAGGGATCCATTTTGGCGATGTCCAGCACCTGGCCAAAATCAAGGTGGATGAGGAGGGCAGCGTTGCGGCGGCAAAAACCCGTATGAGCTCGCTCTTTTCTATGGGCGACGTAGTTATATGCGATCGTCCGTTTGTGTTCCTGATTTACGATAGAAAATCAAAGGCCATTCTGTTTACCGGCATATATCGTGACCCCACGACAATGGAATAA